The following proteins are co-located in the Telopea speciosissima isolate NSW1024214 ecotype Mountain lineage chromosome 9, Tspe_v1, whole genome shotgun sequence genome:
- the LOC122640779 gene encoding uncharacterized protein LOC122640779, with product MASRVQRRVALPRKFKLLRSITQSKSVRKNCIILDALNYINQLKIKLEALNLEYANLIHNPIQVPTEVKVEKIEKGFLVGVKCQKGKDLLVSILEALEVTGLNVVHAKVSCNNSFCMEAIAEAQDQTQDAREVHEAVFNAIAKHVDGGR from the exons atggcgtCAAGGGTCCAAAGGAGGGTGGCATTGCCCCGGAAGTTTAAGTTACTCAGATCGATTACCCAGTCCAAATCG GTGAGGAAGAATTGCATTATATTGGATGCTCTTAATTACATTAACCAACTGAAGATCAAATTGGAGGCCTTGAACCTTGAATATGCTAACCTCATCCACAATCCAATTCAAGTCCCCACG GAGGTGAAAGTAGAGAAGATTGAGAAGGGATTCCTAGTGGGTGTGAAATGCCAAAAAGGGAAAGATTTGCTTGTTTCGATTTTAGAGGCATTGGAGGTGACGGGGCTTAATGTTGTTCATGCAAAGGTTTCGTGCAACAACTCCTTTTGCATGGAAGCCATTGCCGAAGCTCAGGACCAGACTCAGGATGCCCGGGAAGTCCACGAAGCAGTTTTCAACGCTATTGCCAAGCACGTCGATGGGGGGAGATAG